Proteins found in one Leishmania major strain Friedlin complete genome, chromosome 35 genomic segment:
- a CDS encoding conserved hypothetical protein (previous protein_id=AAZ14616.1), translated as MEELPLLRAKEKQVRETTGPSVGPGSYDLNKRAVANFSCAPFNSTSLRQNLLSADREFPGPGAYNVLAAPSSQAFGFGSQPFVSESSRFVAANCNDTPGPGSYDVTNYGSTRKNPRSYTFSGPYESALDSGLAGSIGPGSYNPNYAAADRRFPKAAEFAKYSGRKPMRLPAAPGPGSYDPLLEPRSLAAMKPSSVFVTKTNRSLCGVNGLRDSPGPGTYEIGMGSERGGTIPREYFSAFGSSSSRFFHGKEGDAPGPGAYTGEIAPRRFRPIARSSSAAFVSAYQRFPGLMAAPTPGPGAYDARRPRRHQDFGEPMPFGSTVPRFSPVWSQRPQSEPLIFSGDPYNGRAPSKRRARPFIPGKIQPSSAPPPLQDRSYDVRYDWPKPASTVNTTFGASERPPLHCTNAVPGPGSYGELGDTAPASRRYGNSNWGRDVRFTEVAPFSGAPDPGKYYHASTFLKKTFNSTIGSDTVWIE; from the coding sequence ATGGAGGAACTCCCCTTGCTCCGAGCCAAGGAGAAGCAAGTGAGGGAGACAACAGGGCCGTCTGTAGGACCGGGGTCCTACGATCTAAATAAGCGGGCCGTTGCCAACTTTAGTTGTGCACCTTTCAACAGCACCAGTCTTCGACAGAATCTCCTGTCTGCCGACCGCGAGTTTCCTGGGCCTGGTGCATACAACGTTCTCGCGGCGCCGAGCAGCCAGGCTTTCGGGTTTGGGTCACAGCCCTTTGTCTCGGAATCCTCTCGCTTTGTCGCAGCAAACTGCAACGACACCCCTGGACCTGGCTCCTACGATGTCACGAATTATGGGAGCACCCGCAAGAATCCAAGATCATACACGTTTTCTGGACCATATGAGAGTGCACTCGACAGCGGGCTTGCTGGGAGCATCGGCCCTGGCAGCTACAACCCCAACTACGCCGCTGCAGACCGCAGGTTTCCGAAAGCGGCCGAATTTGCCAAGTACAGTGGCCGGAAGCCGATGAGACTACCAGCGGCCCCGGGCCCGGGAAGCTACGATCCACTGTTAGAGCCGCGATCGCTTGCCGCAATGAAGCCGTCCTCAGTGTTTGTAACGAAAACCAACAGATCTCTGTGTGGTGTCAACGGCCTCCGCGATTCTCCTGGGCCCGGCACTTACGAGATAGGGATGGGCTCAGAGCGAGGCGGGACAATTCCGCGCGAGTATTTCTCGGCCTTTGGCTCATCCTCTTCTCGGTTCTTCCACGGAAAGGAGGGCGATGCGCCGGGACCCGGAGCGTACACAGGGGAGATTGCTCCGCGTCGTTTTCGCCCGATCGCCAgaagcagctctgccgctTTCGTTTCCGCCTACCAACGTTTTCCAGGTTTGATGGCGGCGCCAACGCCGGGTCCGGGAGCCTACGACGCACGACGCCCACGCCGGCACCAGGATTTTGGCGAGCCCATGCCGTTTGGATCAACAGTACCCCGATTCAGCCCGGTGTGGTCGCAGCGCCCGCAATCGGAGCCGCTCATCTTTTCGGGAGACCCCTACAATGGCCGGGCCCCGAGCAAGCGAAGAGCGCGTCCTTTCATACCAGGAAAGATCCAGCCATcgagcgcgccgcctccgctgcaggACCGGTCGTACGATGTGCGGTACGACTGGCCAAAGCCGGCGTCTACGGTGAACACCACGTTTGGCGCGTCGGAACGTCCGCCTCTTCACTGCACCAATGCAGTTCCTGGCCCAGGCAGCTACGGCGAGTTGGGTGACACAGCTCCTGCTAGCCGTCGCTACGGCAACTCCAACTGGGGCCGCGATGTGCGGTTCACCGAGGTGGCACCGTTTTCAGGAGCGCCGGATCCTGGCAAGTACTATCACGCCAGCACCTTTCTCAAGAAGACCTTCAATTCTACAATCGGCTCCGACACTGTATGGATTGAgtag